From the Synechococcus sp. HK01-R genome, one window contains:
- a CDS encoding glycosyltransferase family 1 protein, protein MGRWMCPHSALKGLTLLINLLSWLPGHSGFGSYVQRVVPGLEGWRLQLDGSGQGCLIDRDTWQPEPPPQAPGRLMRLLQRYGMTQHGLDLPALLQGSGFHGELPELIYSPFFDALLCWPQLPQLITCHDLTPLTCPNSRKAWLKYRFWQPRHLRCATRVIAISRHVADQLISFGLPAERIRVVANGIRVQRPVLPAPQSADLVVLARHDANKNLPALLRALAGVQRQLPHWQGRVRIIGRDGPDSQRLRKGLRALPQPERVELIRSLPPEALIQTLRGSLALISASKEEGFDYPVLEAKAEGLPTLISDIPVHREFHQGSSLFFPVNDDGTVLAGAINQLLRDPTSWRDLSGAGRDLAHSFSVEQQVGAIQQLINDLRA, encoded by the coding sequence ATGGGACGCTGGATGTGTCCCCACTCAGCCCTTAAGGGATTGACTCTGCTGATCAATCTGCTCTCGTGGCTGCCCGGCCATTCCGGCTTCGGGAGCTATGTCCAGAGGGTCGTTCCAGGGCTGGAGGGCTGGAGGCTGCAGCTTGATGGAAGCGGGCAGGGCTGCCTGATCGACCGCGATACCTGGCAGCCAGAGCCGCCCCCCCAGGCACCCGGTCGTCTGATGCGCCTCCTCCAGCGCTATGGCATGACCCAGCACGGCCTCGATCTACCGGCGCTGCTCCAGGGAAGTGGGTTCCATGGAGAACTGCCCGAACTGATCTATTCCCCCTTTTTTGATGCGCTGCTCTGCTGGCCACAGCTCCCTCAGCTGATCACCTGCCATGACCTGACACCCCTCACCTGTCCCAACAGCCGCAAGGCCTGGCTCAAGTACCGCTTTTGGCAGCCGCGTCATCTGCGCTGTGCCACCAGGGTGATCGCGATCAGCCGGCATGTGGCCGATCAACTGATCAGCTTCGGCCTGCCAGCCGAGCGGATCCGAGTGGTTGCCAATGGCATCCGCGTGCAACGACCGGTGCTACCAGCCCCCCAGAGCGCCGACCTGGTGGTACTGGCACGCCACGATGCCAACAAGAACCTGCCAGCACTGCTGCGGGCGCTGGCGGGGGTGCAACGGCAGCTCCCCCACTGGCAGGGCCGGGTGCGAATCATCGGCAGGGATGGCCCCGACAGTCAACGTTTGCGCAAGGGATTGAGGGCTCTGCCTCAACCCGAGCGGGTGGAGCTGATCCGATCGCTTCCGCCGGAGGCACTGATCCAGACCCTGAGGGGCAGCCTGGCCCTCATCTCTGCGTCGAAGGAGGAGGGCTTTGATTACCCCGTTCTCGAGGCCAAGGCGGAAGGGCTGCCCACCCTGATCAGCGACATCCCCGTGCATCGGGAATTTCATCAAGGGTCATCCCTGTTCTTTCCGGTGAACGACGATGGAACCGTGCTGGCTGGTGCCATCAATCAGCTACTGCGCGATCCCACCAGCTGGCGCGACCTCTCCGGCGCTGGCCGAGACCTGGCCCACTCGTTCTCTGTGGAGCAGCAGGTTGGTGCGATTCAACAGCTGATCAACGACCTCCGCGCCTGA
- the mutT gene encoding 8-oxo-dGTP diphosphatase MutT → MEHTIADRQLAAALLQWWQQHGRRAPETKPWMVTIERSWPLPDQALDPYGIWIAEVMLQQTQLQVVLPYWQRWMAAFPSLKALAAADEQAVLLQWQGLGYYSRARRLLAAARQMQEQITAGRPGSVASADPAAWPQELETWLALPGIGRSTAGGILSSAFNSPLAILDGNVRRVLARLQAHPRPPMRSQAQFWRWSEALIAAAPGRARDCNQALMDLGATLCTPRNPACGRCPWQDRCAAYASGTPDAFPVAEPSRSLPFQVIGVGVVLNDAGEVLIDQRLNEGLLGGLWEFPGGKQEPGEAIEHTISRELREELAIEVEVGESLISLEHAYSHKKLRFEVHLCRWNSGEPQPLASQQVRWVRPEDLDAYPFPAANTRIIAALQERLGSSAADSIADSSPDSSVDLPQAS, encoded by the coding sequence GTGGAGCACACCATCGCTGACCGGCAGCTCGCTGCGGCTCTGCTCCAGTGGTGGCAGCAGCACGGTCGGCGCGCGCCGGAGACCAAACCCTGGATGGTCACGATCGAACGCTCCTGGCCCTTGCCCGATCAGGCGCTCGATCCCTACGGCATCTGGATCGCCGAGGTGATGTTGCAGCAGACCCAGCTGCAGGTGGTGTTGCCCTACTGGCAGCGATGGATGGCGGCCTTCCCTTCGCTCAAGGCCCTGGCCGCTGCAGATGAGCAGGCGGTGCTGCTGCAGTGGCAGGGCCTGGGCTACTACTCCCGTGCCCGGCGGCTGCTGGCCGCGGCCCGGCAGATGCAGGAGCAGATCACGGCCGGCCGGCCTGGCTCCGTAGCTTCCGCGGATCCCGCTGCCTGGCCCCAGGAGCTGGAAACCTGGCTGGCGCTGCCCGGCATCGGTCGCAGCACCGCCGGCGGCATTCTCTCCTCGGCCTTCAACAGCCCCCTGGCAATTCTTGATGGCAATGTGCGCCGGGTGCTGGCGCGCCTGCAGGCCCATCCGCGCCCTCCGATGCGGTCACAGGCTCAGTTCTGGCGGTGGAGTGAGGCGCTGATTGCCGCCGCGCCAGGTCGCGCCCGCGATTGCAATCAGGCTCTGATGGATCTGGGCGCCACCCTCTGCACGCCGCGCAATCCAGCCTGCGGCCGCTGCCCCTGGCAGGACCGCTGCGCTGCTTACGCTTCCGGCACGCCTGATGCCTTTCCTGTGGCCGAACCCTCCCGCTCCCTTCCCTTTCAGGTGATCGGTGTAGGCGTCGTGCTCAACGATGCCGGCGAGGTGCTGATTGATCAACGGCTCAACGAGGGATTGCTCGGGGGGCTTTGGGAGTTTCCCGGCGGCAAGCAGGAACCGGGCGAGGCCATTGAGCACACCATCAGTCGGGAGCTGCGCGAGGAGCTGGCGATTGAGGTGGAGGTGGGTGAGTCTCTGATCAGCCTCGAGCATGCCTACAGCCACAAAAAGCTGCGCTTTGAGGTGCATCTCTGCCGTTGGAACTCAGGCGAACCGCAGCCCCTGGCCAGTCAGCAGGTGCGTTGGGTGCGGCCTGAAGACCTCGACGCCTATCCCTTCCCTGCCGCCAATACGCGGATCATCGCGGCCCTCCAGGAGCGCCTTGGCAGCTCTGCGGCCGACTCCATCGCAGACTCCAGCCCAGACTCTTCCGTCGATCTGCCCCAGGCGAGCTAA